The Castellaniella sp. genome includes a window with the following:
- a CDS encoding efflux RND transporter permease subunit translates to MNISTPFIHRPIGTTLLAVAIFLLGLAMFPLLPVAPLPQVDFPTIQVTAKLPGGNPETMATSVAQPLEREFSTIPGLVQMSSENALGSSRITLQFDLDRNIDGAALDVQTAISAATRQLPSTMPSPPTFRKVNPADFSILILAVQSDVLPITVVNDYADNILAQQLSRVEGVGQVNIFGQQKPAIRVQVDPRKIAALGLDLESIRGVMATTTVSQPKGTVDGARQSYTIYTNDQLEDADQWNDAIVAWRNGAPVRVRDIGQAVPGPEDAKQAAWAFAGQGAGPQDAVMDGRSLVVGVTKQPGANVIDTVARIRAELPALMASMPASIQVSTLIDRTQNIKASVHEVEITLLLSIALVILVIFLFLRNVAGTLIASVAVPLALMGTFALMYLAGYSLDNLSLMALTISVGFIVDDAVVMLENIWRHIEEGMRPMEAALQGAREIGFTIVSISVSLVAVFIPLLLMGGIVGRLFREFAVTVVMTIVISVLVTLTLTPMLCSRYLRDLRHAPRGRLSQAFERGFDALLGAYRRSLDVVLDHHFATLCVFLATLAASVALLVAIPKGFFPQQDTGAVFGLAESAQDSSFEAMNARMMALADVLRQDPDIMAFGMTSNAPTFNTGRFFISLTPRSEGREATADEVIRRLNPKLGQVPGVRLFLQAGQDINVGGRMSRTQYQYTLTSASLDELNTWAPRLLARFAQLAPLTDLATDQQNRANTAVVTIDRARAAMFGISPALIDSTIYNALGQRQVAQYFTQINSYNVVLEITPEWQRDPAVFSQLYITSPLTGQQVPLDSLVQVDTSGTGYLSINHQGQFPAVTISFNLAEGYSLGQAVDAIQQAQAEMGVPISVQGSFQGTAQAFQESLASQPYLILAALVAVYIVLGLLYESYIHPLTILSTLPAAGVGALLILMISGMDFSVIALIGILLLIGIVKKNGILLIDFAIVAEREQGLTPREAIYQACLLRFRPILMTTLCALFAGLPLMLGTGAGSELRQPLGYTMVGGLIVSQVLTLYTTPVVYLYLDRLHHGYVRGRALKQARRLRARRGRKMAATR, encoded by the coding sequence TTGATCTGGATCGCAATATCGACGGGGCGGCGCTGGATGTGCAGACGGCGATTTCTGCTGCTACCCGGCAACTGCCGTCCACCATGCCCAGCCCGCCGACGTTTCGCAAGGTCAATCCGGCGGATTTTTCAATCCTGATTTTGGCGGTGCAATCCGATGTGCTGCCGATCACGGTGGTCAATGATTACGCCGACAATATTCTGGCGCAGCAGCTGTCCCGGGTCGAGGGCGTGGGTCAGGTCAATATTTTCGGCCAGCAAAAACCCGCCATCCGGGTGCAGGTGGACCCGCGCAAGATCGCTGCGCTGGGGCTGGATCTGGAATCCATTCGCGGGGTGATGGCGACCACGACGGTCAGCCAGCCCAAGGGCACGGTGGACGGTGCCCGCCAAAGTTACACCATTTATACCAACGATCAGCTGGAGGACGCGGATCAGTGGAATGACGCCATTGTGGCCTGGCGCAATGGGGCGCCGGTACGGGTGCGCGATATCGGTCAGGCGGTGCCGGGGCCAGAAGACGCCAAGCAGGCCGCCTGGGCCTTTGCAGGGCAGGGGGCGGGGCCGCAGGATGCCGTCATGGATGGCCGGTCTTTGGTGGTGGGGGTGACCAAACAGCCAGGGGCGAATGTCATCGACACCGTGGCCCGCATCCGGGCCGAGTTGCCTGCGCTGATGGCGTCCATGCCCGCCAGCATTCAGGTCAGCACCCTAATCGATCGGACGCAGAACATCAAGGCCTCGGTGCACGAGGTCGAAATCACCCTGTTGCTGTCGATTGCCCTGGTGATTCTGGTGATTTTCCTGTTTCTGCGCAATGTGGCGGGGACGCTGATCGCCAGTGTGGCGGTGCCGCTGGCCTTGATGGGCACTTTTGCCCTGATGTATCTGGCGGGCTATAGCCTGGACAATCTGTCTTTGATGGCGCTGACGATTTCAGTCGGTTTTATTGTGGACGATGCGGTGGTGATGCTGGAAAACATCTGGCGCCACATCGAAGAAGGCATGCGGCCCATGGAGGCCGCCTTGCAGGGCGCCCGCGAGATCGGCTTCACCATTGTGTCGATTTCCGTGTCGCTGGTGGCGGTGTTTATTCCGCTGCTGCTGATGGGCGGGATCGTTGGGCGGCTGTTTCGCGAGTTTGCCGTCACGGTGGTGATGACGATCGTGATTTCGGTGCTGGTCACCCTGACCCTGACACCGATGTTGTGTTCGCGCTATCTGCGGGACTTGCGGCATGCCCCGCGCGGGCGGCTGTCCCAAGCGTTCGAACGCGGCTTTGATGCGCTACTGGGGGCCTACCGGCGCAGTTTGGATGTGGTGCTTGATCACCATTTTGCGACCCTGTGCGTGTTTCTGGCGACGCTGGCCGCGTCGGTGGCCTTGTTGGTGGCCATCCCCAAAGGGTTCTTTCCACAGCAGGATACCGGGGCGGTTTTTGGTCTGGCTGAATCTGCCCAGGACAGTTCTTTTGAAGCCATGAACGCACGCATGATGGCGCTGGCTGATGTGCTGCGCCAGGACCCGGACATCATGGCCTTTGGCATGACCAGCAATGCGCCCACGTTCAATACGGGGCGGTTCTTCATTAGCCTGACGCCGCGCAGCGAGGGTCGTGAAGCCACGGCGGACGAAGTCATCCGCCGCCTGAATCCGAAGTTGGGGCAGGTGCCGGGGGTGCGGCTGTTCTTGCAGGCGGGGCAGGACATCAATGTGGGTGGGCGCATGTCGCGCACGCAGTATCAGTACACCCTGACCAGCGCCAGCCTGGACGAGCTGAATACCTGGGCGCCCCGGCTGCTGGCGCGTTTTGCTCAGTTGGCCCCCTTGACGGACTTGGCGACTGACCAGCAAAACCGCGCCAATACGGCCGTGGTGACGATAGACCGGGCGCGTGCGGCGATGTTCGGCATCAGCCCGGCCCTGATCGACAGCACGATATACAACGCACTGGGCCAGCGTCAGGTGGCGCAGTATTTCACGCAGATCAACAGCTATAACGTGGTGCTGGAAATCACCCCGGAATGGCAGCGCGACCCGGCAGTGTTCTCGCAACTGTATATCACCTCGCCTTTGACGGGACAGCAGGTGCCGCTGGACAGCCTGGTCCAGGTGGATACCTCGGGCACGGGGTATTTATCCATCAACCACCAGGGGCAGTTTCCCGCTGTGACGATTTCCTTCAATCTGGCCGAAGGCTATTCCTTGGGGCAGGCGGTGGACGCGATCCAGCAGGCCCAGGCTGAGATGGGCGTGCCGATCTCGGTGCAAGGGTCATTTCAGGGCACAGCCCAGGCTTTTCAGGAATCCCTGGCATCGCAGCCGTATCTGATCCTGGCCGCCCTGGTGGCGGTGTATATCGTGCTGGGTCTGCTGTATGAAAGCTATATCCATCCGTTGACGATTTTGTCGACCCTGCCGGCTGCGGGGGTGGGGGCCTTGCTGATTTTGATGATCAGCGGCATGGATTTCAGCGTGATCGCCTTGATCGGAATTTTGCTGCTGATCGGGATCGTCAAGAAAAACGGGATTTTGCTGATTGATTTTGCCATTGTGGCCGAGCGCGAGCAGGGCTTGACGCCCCGAGAGGCTATCTACCAGGCCTGTTTGCTGCGTTTCAGGCCGATTTTGATGACGACCTTGTGCGCCTTGTTCGCTGGTTTGCCCTTGATGCTGGGCACGGGCGCTGGGTCCGAGTTACGCCAGCCGCTGGGCTACACCATGGTGGGCGGGTTGATTGTGTCGCAGGTGCTGACGCTATATACCACCCCGGTGGTGTATCTGTACCTGGACCGCCTGCATCACGGCTATGTGCGTGGTCGGGCATTGAAGCAAGCCCGTCGGCTGCGTGCCCGTCGTGGGCGGAAGATGGCAGCCACCAGGTAG